The following proteins come from a genomic window of Aptenodytes patagonicus chromosome W, bAptPat1.pri.cur, whole genome shotgun sequence:
- the LOC143171895 gene encoding arrestin domain-containing protein 3-like isoform X1, with amino-acid sequence MVLGKVKSLIISFDCLNDSNIPVYSSGDTVSGRVNLEVTGEIRVKSLKIHARGHAKVRWTESRNAGSNTAYTQNYTEEVEYFNHKDVLLGHERDDDNSEEGLHTIHSGRHEYAFSFELPQIPLATSFEGRHGSVRYWVKAELHRPWLLPVKLKKEFTVFEHIDINTPSLLSPQAGTKEKTLCCWLCTSGPISLSAKIERKGYTPGESIQIFAEIENCSSRMVVPKATIYQTQAFYAKGKMKEVKQLVANLRGESLSSGKTETWNGKQLKIPPVSPSILDCSIIRVEYSLMVYVDIPGAMDLFLNLPLVIGTIPLHPFGSRTSSVSSQGSMNMNWLGLTLPERPEAPPSYAEVVTEENRQSSLAPIAAFEDFERALQGPLFAYIQEFRFLPPPLYSEVLCEVPWLLYRDISWSCRPRRLIQTQISPQMRDHLAPLVEGIHKKLT; translated from the exons GGTGTTGGGGAAGGTGAAGAGTTTGATAATAAGCTTTGACTGTCTCAATGACAGCAATATTCCCGTCTATTCTAGCGGGGACACAGTCTCAGGAAGGGTCAACTTAGAAGTTACTGGGGAAATTAGAGTAAAATCTCTTAAAATTCATGCAAGAGGACATGCAAAAGTACGTTGGACTGAATCTAGAAATGCTGGATCCAACACTGCCTATACACAAAATTACACTGAAGAAGTAGAGTATTTTAACCATAAGGACGTTCTACTCGGGCACGAAAGAG ATGATGACAATTCTGAAGAAGGCCTTCACACCATTCATTCAGGAAGGCATGAATATGCATTCAGCTTTGAGCTTCCACAGAT ACCACTTGCTACCTCATTTGAAGGCAGACATGGCAGTGTGCGCTATTGGGTGAAAGCTGAATTGCATAGGCCTTGGCTTCTACCAGTAAAATTAAAGAAGGAATTTACGGTCTTTGAACATATAGATATCAACACTCCTTCATTACTG tCACCCCAAGCAGGCACAAAAGAAAAGACTCTATGTTGCTGGCTTTGTACCTCAGGCCCAATATCCTTAAGTGCCAAAATTGAAAGAAAGGGCTACACCCCAG gtgaATCAATTCAGATCTTTGCTGAGATTGAGAATTGCTCTTCCCGTATGGTGGTGCCAAAGGCAACTATTTACCAAACACAGGCATTCTATGCcaaagggaaaatgaaggaaGTCAAACAGCTTGTTGCCAACCTCCGTGGGGAATCCTTGTCATCTGGCAAAACAGAAACCTGGAATGGCAAACAGTTGAAAATTCCACCTGTTTCCCCTTCAATCCTTGACTGTAGTATAATCCGTGTGGAGTATTCACTGATG gtatATGTTGATATTCCAGGAGCCATGGATTTATTCCTTAACTTACCACTGGTTATTGGTACCATTCCTCTACATCCATTTGGTAGCAGAACATCAAGTGTGAGCAGCCAGGGTAGCATGAACATGAATTGGCTTGGTCTGACACTACCTGAAAGACCAGAAG CGCCTCCTAGCTATGCAGAAGTGGTCACAGAGGAAAACAGACAGTCCAGCCTTGCACCTATAGCTGCTTTTGAGGATTTTGAGAGAGCACTTCAAGGACCATTATTTGCATACATCCAGGAGTTCCGTTTTCTGCCTCCGCCCCTATATTCAGAA GTCCTCTGTGAGGTGCCTTGGCTTCTCTATCGTGATATTTCCTGGAGCTGCAGACCTAGAAG ATTGATCCAAACCCAGATCAGCCCACAGATGAGAGACCATCTTGCCCCTCTCGTTGAAGGAATCCATAAAAAGCTGACTTGA
- the LOC143171895 gene encoding arrestin domain-containing protein 3-like isoform X2 — translation MVLGKVKSLIISFDCLNDSNIPVYSSGDTVSGRVNLEVTGEIRVKSLKIHARGHAKVRWTESRNAGSNTAYTQNYTEEVEYFNHKDVLLGHERDDDNSEEGLHTIHSGRHEYAFSFELPQIPLATSFEGRHGSVRYWVKAELHRPWLLPVKLKKEFTVFEHIDINTPSLLSPQAGTKEKTLCCWLCTSGPISLSAKIERKGYTPGESIQIFAEIENCSSRMVVPKATIYQTQAFYAKGKMKEVKQLVANLRGESLSSGKTETWNGKQLKIPPVSPSILDCSIIRVEYSLMVYVDIPGAMDLFLNLPLVIGTIPLHPFGSRTSSVSSQGSMNMNWLGLTLPERPEAPPSYAEVVTEENRQSSLAPIAAFEDFERALQGPLFAYIQEFRFLPPPLYSEIDPNPDQPTDERPSCPSR, via the exons GGTGTTGGGGAAGGTGAAGAGTTTGATAATAAGCTTTGACTGTCTCAATGACAGCAATATTCCCGTCTATTCTAGCGGGGACACAGTCTCAGGAAGGGTCAACTTAGAAGTTACTGGGGAAATTAGAGTAAAATCTCTTAAAATTCATGCAAGAGGACATGCAAAAGTACGTTGGACTGAATCTAGAAATGCTGGATCCAACACTGCCTATACACAAAATTACACTGAAGAAGTAGAGTATTTTAACCATAAGGACGTTCTACTCGGGCACGAAAGAG ATGATGACAATTCTGAAGAAGGCCTTCACACCATTCATTCAGGAAGGCATGAATATGCATTCAGCTTTGAGCTTCCACAGAT ACCACTTGCTACCTCATTTGAAGGCAGACATGGCAGTGTGCGCTATTGGGTGAAAGCTGAATTGCATAGGCCTTGGCTTCTACCAGTAAAATTAAAGAAGGAATTTACGGTCTTTGAACATATAGATATCAACACTCCTTCATTACTG tCACCCCAAGCAGGCACAAAAGAAAAGACTCTATGTTGCTGGCTTTGTACCTCAGGCCCAATATCCTTAAGTGCCAAAATTGAAAGAAAGGGCTACACCCCAG gtgaATCAATTCAGATCTTTGCTGAGATTGAGAATTGCTCTTCCCGTATGGTGGTGCCAAAGGCAACTATTTACCAAACACAGGCATTCTATGCcaaagggaaaatgaaggaaGTCAAACAGCTTGTTGCCAACCTCCGTGGGGAATCCTTGTCATCTGGCAAAACAGAAACCTGGAATGGCAAACAGTTGAAAATTCCACCTGTTTCCCCTTCAATCCTTGACTGTAGTATAATCCGTGTGGAGTATTCACTGATG gtatATGTTGATATTCCAGGAGCCATGGATTTATTCCTTAACTTACCACTGGTTATTGGTACCATTCCTCTACATCCATTTGGTAGCAGAACATCAAGTGTGAGCAGCCAGGGTAGCATGAACATGAATTGGCTTGGTCTGACACTACCTGAAAGACCAGAAG CGCCTCCTAGCTATGCAGAAGTGGTCACAGAGGAAAACAGACAGTCCAGCCTTGCACCTATAGCTGCTTTTGAGGATTTTGAGAGAGCACTTCAAGGACCATTATTTGCATACATCCAGGAGTTCCGTTTTCTGCCTCCGCCCCTATATTCAGAA ATTGATCCAAACCCAGATCAGCCCACAGATGAGAGACCATCTTGCCCCTCTCGTTGA